In a single window of the Amycolatopsis sp. cg5 genome:
- a CDS encoding NB-ARC domain-containing protein: MLVPHEVPLGPGVFVNRERELGLLRELLPIGGVGRPLICICRGFPGVGKTAFVRHYVELISDLSGYPGGYLHVDFSASPSGEVVSVADALASCLISCGVAKEVIPDGLAARANLLRSRTAERGVMIVLDDVTDPGQVTPFVPRGAGSAVLVVTSSKLTELQFDGAAVVELEPLLAEDGVHLFTSLRGGDAADESAQVAELVRLCAGLPVALRVAAARLAARPDMRVGDLVAQIADEGAGMAAFAVRGVDKVSAVFAVTYGALPESAARLYRLLGLFPGRDLTFETATELAGPGDSAVVDLETLIESGLLTVDSASRLSLHPLLRRHASGLAEFDEGNVRSAALRRVLFGLLCRATFADLAVLGPGRLRCTRHEPIQAGYSNPFTGPEAKKQALAWFESERLNLMAAVRLAVKHGWNDFAWQLAEAMTALYVQRRYLVEWTESSDLGAQAAALAGNRDAEARLRSFASRAWTGLGDLARAERELVEIALPMAEQSASKRLQASVWELMGRFHDATDDRERAVQAYRRAIELFTEEGDARGIAFVLFFLGCSQEGAEALATLEDALPRVREVGDRRMEGRVLTRLGAVLDEVGEPSRARAVLESAVEVLVQDGAHFYEATAQELLGELAYRQQDVAIARSAFTRAAGLLRELCSPRASEVEERLGQLDVD; encoded by the coding sequence GTGCTGGTGCCGCACGAGGTTCCGTTGGGACCGGGTGTGTTCGTCAATCGCGAGCGGGAGCTGGGCCTGCTGCGGGAATTGTTGCCCATTGGCGGTGTCGGACGGCCGCTGATCTGTATTTGCCGGGGCTTTCCCGGGGTGGGCAAGACCGCGTTCGTCCGGCACTACGTCGAGCTGATCAGCGATCTCAGCGGTTACCCCGGCGGGTACCTTCATGTGGATTTCAGCGCGTCGCCGAGCGGTGAGGTCGTGTCGGTGGCCGACGCGCTCGCCTCGTGCTTGATCTCGTGCGGTGTCGCCAAAGAGGTGATCCCCGATGGTCTGGCCGCTCGGGCGAACCTGTTGCGCAGTCGCACCGCCGAGCGCGGCGTCATGATCGTGCTGGACGACGTGACCGATCCCGGGCAGGTCACGCCCTTCGTGCCGCGAGGTGCGGGCAGTGCGGTGCTGGTCGTCACCAGTAGCAAGCTCACTGAGCTGCAATTCGACGGTGCCGCGGTGGTCGAACTGGAACCCTTGCTGGCCGAGGACGGTGTCCATCTGTTCACGAGCTTGCGCGGAGGCGACGCCGCCGACGAGTCCGCGCAGGTCGCCGAGCTCGTTCGGCTCTGTGCGGGGCTTCCCGTGGCGTTGCGAGTGGCGGCGGCGCGGCTGGCGGCTCGCCCGGATATGCGGGTAGGTGACCTCGTCGCGCAGATCGCCGACGAAGGTGCTGGTATGGCCGCGTTCGCGGTCAGAGGCGTCGACAAGGTGTCCGCGGTGTTCGCGGTGACCTACGGTGCCCTTCCGGAGAGCGCGGCCAGGCTGTATCGGCTGCTGGGGTTGTTCCCCGGCCGGGATCTCACCTTCGAGACGGCCACCGAGCTGGCGGGTCCCGGGGACAGCGCCGTCGTCGACCTCGAGACGCTGATCGAATCGGGTCTGCTGACCGTCGACTCGGCGAGCAGGCTTTCGCTGCATCCGCTGCTGCGGCGGCACGCGTCCGGGCTCGCGGAGTTTGACGAGGGCAACGTCCGGTCGGCGGCGCTGCGCCGGGTGCTGTTCGGGTTGCTGTGCCGGGCGACGTTCGCCGATTTGGCCGTGCTCGGTCCCGGGCGTCTGCGCTGCACGCGGCACGAGCCGATTCAGGCGGGCTACTCGAATCCGTTCACCGGGCCGGAGGCCAAGAAACAGGCGCTGGCCTGGTTCGAGTCGGAGCGGTTGAACTTGATGGCGGCCGTCCGGCTCGCCGTCAAGCACGGCTGGAACGACTTCGCCTGGCAACTCGCCGAGGCGATGACCGCCCTGTATGTGCAGCGCCGATATCTGGTCGAATGGACCGAGTCCAGCGATCTCGGCGCGCAGGCGGCGGCGCTGGCCGGTAATCGGGACGCCGAGGCGCGGCTGCGCAGCTTCGCCTCCCGCGCGTGGACGGGCCTGGGCGATCTGGCGCGCGCCGAGCGGGAACTCGTCGAGATCGCGTTGCCGATGGCCGAGCAGTCGGCGAGCAAGCGTTTGCAGGCGTCGGTGTGGGAGCTGATGGGGCGTTTCCACGACGCGACCGATGACCGGGAACGAGCTGTCCAGGCTTACCGGCGTGCCATCGAATTGTTCACCGAGGAGGGTGACGCTCGCGGGATCGCCTTCGTGCTGTTCTTCCTTGGCTGCTCCCAGGAAGGCGCGGAGGCGTTGGCGACGCTGGAAGACGCGCTGCCTCGGGTTCGCGAGGTCGGCGACCGCCGGATGGAAGGCCGGGTCCTGACCAGGCTGGGCGCGGTGCTCGATGAAGTCGGCGAGCCGTCCCGGGCGCGTGCGGTGCTGGAGAGCGCGGTGGAGGTGCTCGTGCAGGACGGAGCGCATTTCTACGAGGCGACCGCGCAAGAACTGCTCGGCGAGCTGGCGTATCGGCAGCAGGACGTGGCCATTGCGCGGTCGGCATTCACCCGGGCGGCAGGCCTGCTGCGTGAGTTGTGCAGCCCACGCGCGAGTGAGGTCGAGGAACGCTTAGGCCAGCTCGACGTCGACTGA
- a CDS encoding DUF3558 domain-containing protein, translated as MPLLVLGLLVACGCSNGNLTQSTPSVDSSSTQAGSTSLPHSGAPKVVNPLPASVVSGDPCTDTLNPEQLKRAIGATVQGKPDTLATGPTCDWGNLETGGHVGVGYTTRTRQGLSGLYQNTKPQAIIWRELPLIQGFPAVAHVTPQGGLPDVFCAVDIGIADDLSVDVGIFLGGSKKGKVDPCGVAAQVADLVMTTLRQRAGG; from the coding sequence ATGCCGTTGCTGGTTCTGGGATTGCTCGTTGCCTGCGGCTGTTCCAACGGCAACCTCACACAGTCGACACCTTCGGTCGATAGTTCGTCCACGCAGGCCGGTTCGACGAGCCTGCCGCACAGTGGCGCTCCCAAAGTGGTGAACCCGCTACCGGCGTCAGTCGTCTCCGGTGATCCCTGCACTGACACGCTGAATCCTGAGCAGCTCAAGCGAGCAATCGGTGCCACCGTTCAAGGTAAGCCTGACACGCTTGCCACCGGACCGACATGTGACTGGGGCAACCTCGAGACCGGCGGTCATGTGGGCGTCGGGTACACGACCCGGACACGTCAGGGACTCAGCGGTCTCTATCAGAACACCAAACCGCAGGCGATAATTTGGCGAGAATTGCCATTGATACAAGGGTTTCCCGCCGTTGCCCATGTGACGCCCCAGGGCGGTCTGCCTGACGTGTTCTGTGCGGTGGACATCGGGATCGCCGATGATCTGTCTGTCGACGTCGGCATTTTCCTGGGCGGTAGCAAGAAGGGCAAAGTCGATCCATGCGGGGTCGCAGCACAGGTCGCTGACTTGGTCATGACGACGCTGCGGCAGAGAGCGGGGGGATGA
- a CDS encoding ESX secretion-associated protein EspG encodes MAVIDRPVRIPKLAFHLIWDLADLGEPHPVVGTNNYYMTSEFQAEMEVRALGRLAQLGLASDGLVDRRLNGTLRAIAECDSQFYAWSTFHDRDDSGAILLAAAGPDAVRLITDHEIVQLEPISPSRLAEQFVATLPDVPGAGIRPMAVSRAAYGPRDFDAQDPLAEARVSGSAEYLRELMRAERDAVHQLYVAVRDRAGARRRSLPLSAIDLADEGRVLTYLTDSDDGEEEINLVSGTSRKLVAVLEATVDGL; translated from the coding sequence GTGGCTGTCATCGACAGACCGGTGCGGATTCCCAAACTGGCCTTCCACCTCATCTGGGATTTGGCGGACCTCGGAGAGCCACATCCCGTCGTCGGCACCAACAACTACTACATGACCAGTGAGTTCCAGGCCGAGATGGAGGTGCGCGCACTCGGGCGCCTGGCGCAGCTCGGGCTTGCCTCAGATGGACTGGTTGACCGGCGTCTCAACGGCACGCTTCGCGCGATTGCCGAGTGCGACAGCCAGTTCTACGCGTGGAGCACGTTTCACGACCGCGATGACAGCGGTGCGATTCTGCTGGCCGCGGCGGGTCCCGACGCCGTAAGGCTCATCACCGACCACGAAATCGTTCAGCTGGAGCCGATCTCGCCGAGTCGTTTGGCCGAGCAGTTCGTGGCCACCCTGCCGGACGTGCCCGGTGCCGGCATCCGCCCGATGGCTGTTTCGAGGGCGGCATACGGCCCGCGCGACTTTGACGCTCAAGACCCGCTGGCTGAAGCACGGGTGTCAGGATCCGCAGAGTACTTACGCGAGCTCATGCGGGCCGAACGTGATGCCGTTCATCAACTTTACGTCGCGGTTCGCGACCGGGCGGGAGCCCGGCGGCGGAGCCTCCCGCTTTCGGCGATCGATCTCGCTGATGAGGGACGCGTCCTCACCTACCTCACCGACAGCGACGACGGCGAGGAGGAGATCAACCTCGTCTCAGGAACTTCGCGCAAGCTCGTGGCGGTTCTTGAAGCCACTGTGGACGGTTTGTGA
- a CDS encoding caspase family protein has product MTCTHEEDDQLFSHGCPVNEATSGPGVHALVIGVSHYPLRKRPWHPRFRSLPQFEDVPGCATGAACFATFLESRFLDPAEIPLRTVRLLLSPTEDELPFLPAGRWQDATAVNVRDALERWQEDCDSNHDNVAILYVAGHGVAGPAAGLFAFLGGANQLNDPYVESINLMAVAESLKTCQARSNIYIYDCCATAVAPQGTSCGIYPPVPVAASDYSGREFQLNIMAARMGAKGYTISAAEGTLFSKAFLPLLDTAGELIGGTFTITKNRLQRELPEAVRHAHPDVPNIDGKEPSVNGEHAPHGINRPQPAPSFPVDFLPEPTSTALPLDFCIRFGGQVVDRGELNGHQHTVNLPAGNYRVEVAWQDGEHGTCRSFYDLCVDRRKQVVAATGEESAQW; this is encoded by the coding sequence ATGACCTGTACGCATGAGGAAGACGATCAGTTGTTCAGCCACGGCTGTCCGGTGAACGAGGCAACTTCCGGTCCGGGCGTGCACGCACTCGTGATCGGAGTCAGTCACTACCCACTCCGGAAGCGGCCTTGGCATCCGCGGTTCAGGTCACTCCCCCAGTTCGAAGACGTTCCGGGATGCGCCACCGGGGCGGCCTGTTTCGCCACCTTCCTCGAGTCCAGATTTCTGGATCCCGCTGAGATACCGCTCCGCACCGTTCGCCTGCTGCTCTCGCCCACCGAAGATGAGCTGCCGTTCCTTCCCGCCGGACGTTGGCAGGACGCGACGGCCGTCAATGTCCGAGACGCGTTGGAGCGCTGGCAGGAAGACTGCGACTCGAACCACGACAACGTCGCGATCCTGTATGTGGCCGGCCATGGAGTCGCCGGGCCGGCCGCTGGGTTGTTCGCCTTTCTCGGTGGCGCCAACCAGTTGAACGACCCTTATGTCGAGAGTATCAACTTGATGGCGGTCGCCGAGTCGTTGAAGACCTGCCAGGCGCGATCCAACATCTATATATACGACTGTTGCGCTACCGCCGTCGCTCCACAAGGGACATCCTGCGGGATCTACCCGCCTGTACCTGTCGCCGCCTCGGATTACAGCGGACGTGAATTCCAGCTCAACATCATGGCAGCGCGGATGGGGGCCAAGGGTTACACGATCAGCGCGGCAGAAGGAACCTTGTTCTCGAAGGCTTTTCTTCCCCTGCTCGATACCGCGGGCGAACTGATCGGCGGTACGTTCACGATCACCAAGAACAGGCTCCAGCGGGAATTGCCCGAAGCGGTCCGGCATGCTCATCCCGACGTACCCAATATTGACGGAAAGGAGCCGAGCGTCAACGGGGAGCACGCTCCACATGGGATCAACCGGCCGCAGCCTGCGCCGAGCTTCCCGGTCGATTTTCTGCCAGAACCGACCAGCACCGCGCTGCCACTCGATTTCTGCATTCGATTCGGCGGCCAGGTCGTCGATCGCGGGGAGCTCAACGGCCACCAGCACACCGTGAACCTGCCCGCCGGGAATTACCGCGTCGAGGTGGCCTGGCAGGACGGCGAGCACGGAACCTGCAGGTCGTTCTACGACCTCTGTGTCGACCGACGCAAGCAAGTCGTGGCCGCGACCGGGGAGGAGTCGGCCCAATGGTAG
- a CDS encoding DUF6192 family protein encodes MVSGIGHVTKARYELLLDRAIKAIESVGGHQFELGDIALEIEPMNRVGEAGGGVYDTLRTFADDIGVEFSTLLGYRMTAAAWPSGKRRLDLGSFTVHRTMAHLDRRFQLIKKPTLNPRTRRRYWRVDDAARLAGRTPKQPESRQEKVAKVHDLVRDTEVAATVATNLLHRPEVASKAMADHTARRSVNTAQFERAREVRHKVEKQIPAARKLRYSIEVTQLIGGCNAFVAVVNRALPMLRENNLTDAEEAAVGRYLVKVRAAADWCQTSLETGDASMDEQLAQLLGEE; translated from the coding sequence ATGGTTTCTGGCATCGGGCACGTGACGAAGGCGCGGTACGAGCTATTGCTGGATCGCGCTATCAAGGCGATCGAGTCGGTGGGTGGTCATCAGTTTGAACTCGGTGATATCGCGCTGGAGATTGAACCCATGAACCGAGTGGGAGAAGCGGGCGGTGGTGTCTACGACACGCTGCGCACCTTCGCCGACGATATCGGCGTTGAATTCAGCACCTTGCTCGGGTATCGCATGACTGCGGCGGCTTGGCCGAGCGGGAAGCGGCGCCTCGATCTTGGCAGCTTCACGGTCCACCGGACGATGGCTCATCTGGACCGCCGCTTCCAGCTCATCAAGAAGCCGACACTCAACCCGCGTACGCGTCGTCGGTACTGGCGGGTCGACGACGCGGCGCGCCTTGCTGGCCGGACGCCGAAGCAGCCGGAGAGCAGGCAGGAAAAGGTCGCCAAGGTCCACGATTTGGTCCGTGACACCGAGGTCGCCGCCACTGTGGCGACCAACCTCCTGCATCGGCCCGAGGTGGCGAGCAAGGCGATGGCCGACCACACGGCCCGTCGCAGCGTCAACACCGCTCAGTTCGAGCGTGCGCGAGAGGTGCGGCACAAGGTCGAGAAGCAGATTCCCGCTGCGCGCAAGCTGCGTTATTCGATCGAGGTCACGCAGCTGATCGGCGGCTGCAACGCCTTCGTGGCGGTGGTGAACCGTGCGTTGCCGATGTTGCGCGAGAACAATCTGACCGATGCTGAGGAGGCGGCCGTCGGCCGGTATCTGGTGAAGGTGCGCGCGGCGGCCGACTGGTGCCAGACCAGCCTGGAGACCGGGGACGCGAGTATGGATGAGCAGCTGGCGCAGTTGCTCGGGGAGGAGTGA
- a CDS encoding phosphopantetheine-binding protein: MDELGLDSIAAVELYRLLKAELGLAMPVSLEFDTSADRRIREWPTRSRRRRFAALLAVTRARR; this comes from the coding sequence CTGGATGAACTCGGGCTCGACTCGATCGCGGCGGTAGAACTTTACCGCCTGCTGAAAGCCGAGCTGGGCCTCGCAATGCCGGTGTCGCTGGAGTTCGACACCTCGGCTGACCGCCGAATTCGTGAATGGCCTACAAGAAGCCGCCGCCGACGGTTCGCCGCCCTGCTCGCAGTGACACGCGCAAGACGATAA